The Polypterus senegalus isolate Bchr_013 chromosome 9, ASM1683550v1, whole genome shotgun sequence genome includes a window with the following:
- the LOC120535079 gene encoding uncharacterized protein LOC120535079, with protein MENKSVDRGNCSAPLAKDELDRTSEEETIDTQNAASRDCAGEEDQPPADRHLLNNSDFWPSISLAAALLLIFSVVTYVLLFSESGVHRVTWRHIVHPVDRHLDSLRLLFPRQQEVLWTELRNIMNRRPAQGGLILLSSGDARSTMLHFSRCLVFLMSGHNTSQAQRTTMYDMDHLNEHLDPSLLPHATLAVFMEFRSNITAGVILELHHPETLVTTTGFYPKQLEPLEKSRLLEVGMDVVKEILKGIQLDGTVVHIPGSTTEDCAAT; from the exons ATGGAAAACAAATCTGTGGATCGAGGAAATTGTTCTGCGCCCC ttgcTAAAGATGAACTTGACCGAACCTCAGAAGAAGAGACGATTGACACCCAGAATGCAGCTTCAAgagactgtgcaggagaagaAGACCAGCCGCCAGCTGACCGTCATCTTCTGAACAATTCAGATTTCTGGCCATCCATCAGTTTAGCTGCAGCCCTCCTTCTCATTTTCTCAGTGGTCACTTATGTGCTCCTCTTTTCCGAGTCAGGAGTGCACCGTGTCACTTGGAGGCACATAGTCCACCCTGTTGACAGACATTTGGACTCCTTACGCCTTCTCTTTCCCAGACAGCAGGAGGTGCTATGGACAGAGCTGAGGAACATAATGAACAGAAGGCCTGCACAGGGAGGCCTGATCTTGTTGAGCTCAGGAGATGCCAGAAGTACCatgcttcatttttccaggtGCCTTGTCTTCCTCATGTCAGGCCACAACACTTCCCAAGCCCAGAGAACAACTATGTACGACATGGACCACCTCAATGAACACCTTGACCCTTCACTTCTCCCACATGCCACTCTTGCTGTGTTTATGGAGTTTAGGAGCAACATAACTGCTGGAGTCATCCTGGAGCTGCACCATCCAGAGACTTTGGTGACCACCACAGGCTTTTATCCCAAACAGCTGGAACCGTTGGAGAAAAGCAGACTTCTGGAAGTTGGCATGGACGTCGTCAAGGAGATTCTGAAAGGCATACAACTTGACGGGACGGTCGTTCACATCCCAGGTTCAACAACAGAGGACTGTGCTGCTACTTGA